One Notolabrus celidotus isolate fNotCel1 chromosome 16, fNotCel1.pri, whole genome shotgun sequence DNA window includes the following coding sequences:
- the daxx gene encoding death domain-associated protein 6 has translation MAVAPASMADKIIVLDDEDEEDCPQPSCAASTSSSQHQAKKVSPLKAQQSAPTHITQSPFASAKKDAHVLKVENQSLFSEFVQHCSVLTKDCPEVLTFLQAKHSKASPDFLSSVEFRNTIGRCLTRAQANRSKTFVYINELCTVLRQHAAKKRQTLTKVEPGPCTSTSNSFQSTSAFLNSTNKTKDKMDEEEGGGKVASDDKQPSTSGLQEGAGGGQEGAEGGQEAEKKAKRASRKQIAYLENLLKVYNDEISRLQRAEMSLDDMGTEDSTYIQEHKLKRKMMKIYEKLCELKGCNTLTGRVIEQKISYSSTRYPEINRKIERFINSPEAHRNPPDYPDILRQVLRANERHNLCLSRKQLNQIAQEAFRDTGSRMQERRHLDMVYNFGSHLTDSYKPATDPALSDTSLLRKLRSNREEALTRLEEVITKYAVKQEDTEELERIRRQEKDGKDKEGNKSEKQEEKNETNGVGEEAEEDVEEEEDDEDDESSDPDIEEEIQASTQQDGPDEDEDEEEDNNEAEQACDETIKEDQTDQQSGSVSAGEEANIKDEDEEPVTSGPSPLSDESISLISPLSDIPSPRHSPSQSEPMQTDDHQPLSNGNLEGLKEPVESTNHVSVVPVSTSKDNESPPSPVAANGVSSPQAVLIESCDTQTTTGTSPLSTPKVTRGQKRKREDVSSENSRNSKHIIIHDSEVDIPLDMGVFSCKSPQQAESTRADTPTQEIVSSSQSTPPPKRNKVNVATQCDPEETIVLSDSD, from the exons ATGGCGGTGGCTCCCGCCTCGATGGCGGATAAGATCATAGTCcttgatgatgaagatgaagaggactgTCCTCAGCCCTCCTGCGCTGCCTCCACCTCGTCCTCTCAGCATCAAGCCAAAAAGGTCTCGCCACTCAAAGCTCAGCAGTCTGCCCCGACCCACATTACCCAGTCACCTTTTGCCTCAGCAAAGAAGGATGCACACGTTCTGAAGGTGGAAAATCAGAGCTTGTTCTCAGAG TTTGTGCAGCACTGCTCAGTTCTCACCAAGGACTGCCCTGAGGTCTTAACCTTCCTCCAAGCCAAGCATTCAAAGGCCTCCCCTGACTTTCTGTCATCCGTGGAGTTCAGGAACACCATTGGACGATGTTTGACTCGTGCTCAGGCCAACCGCTCCAAAACCTTCGTCTACATCAATGAACTGTGCACCGTGCTCAGGCAGCATGCGGCCAAGAAGAGGCAGACCCTCACCAAGGTTGAGCCTGGGCCTTGTACCTCAACGTCGAACTCTTTCCAGTCTACCTCTGCTTTTCTCAATAGTACAAACAAGACTAAAGATAagatggatgaggaggaaggcGGGGGCAAAGTGGCCTCAGATGATAAGCAACCCTCTACGTCAGGGCTGCAGGAGGGCGCTGGGGGGGGGCAGGAGGGCGCTGAGGGGGGACAGGAAGCTGAGAAAAAGGCAAAGAGGGCATCCAGGAAACAG ATAGCGTACCTGGAGAACCTACTGAAGGTGTACAATGATGAGATCAGCCGTCTGCAGCGGGCCGAGATGAGTTTAGACGACATGGGGACCGAAGACTCGACGTACATCCAGGAGCACAAACTGAAACGCAAA ATGATGAAGATTTATGAGAAGCTGTGCGAACTGAAGGGCTGCAACACACTAACAGGCCGGGTTATTGAGCAGAAGATCTCCTACAGCAGCACTCGTTACCCTGAGATCAACAGGAAG ATCGAACGTTTCATCAACAGTCCTGAGGCGCACAGAAACCCTCCGGATTACCCAGACATCCTCCGGCAGGTTCTGCGAGCCAACGAGCGCCACAACCTGTGCCTGAGCAGGAAACAGCTGAACCAGATCGCCCAGGAGGCCTTCAGAGATACCGGGAGCCGCATGCAGGAGAGACGCCACCTGGACATGGTGTACAACTTCGGCTCGCACCTCACTGACTCCTACAAGCCGG CCACAGACCCGGCTCTGTCGGACACCTCCTTGCTCCGTAAGCTGCGCTCCAACAGAGAGGAGGCCCTGACCCGTCTAGAGGAGGTCATCACTAAGTACGCTGTCAAACAAGAGGACACCGAGGAGCTGGAGAGGATCAGACGACAGGAGAAAGACGGCAAAGACAAAGAG ggCAACAAATCAGAgaagcaggaagaaaaaaatgagacaaaCGGAGTAGGagaggaagcagaagaagatgtggaggaggaggaggatgatgaagatgacgAATCTTCAGACCCAGACATTGAGGAAGAGATTCAGGCCAGCACTCAGCAGGACGGACCAG atgaggatgaggatgaggaggaagacaaCAACGAGGCGGAGCAAGCTTGTGATGAAACCATCAAAGAGGATCAGACAGACCAGCAGTCAGGAAGCGTCTCTGCAGGGGAAGAAGCAAACATTAAAGATGAGGACGAGGAGCCCGTCACCAGTGGACCCAGTCCTCTTTCTGATGAGAGCATATCCCTAATCTCTCCGCTGTCTGACATCCCCTCTCCCAGACACAGccccagccaatcagagcccATGCAGACTGATGACCACCAGCCCTTATCTAATGGTAACCTCGAAGGATTAAAAGAGCCCGTGGAGTCCACCAATCATGTTTCAGTTGTGCCGGTCAGCACAAGCAAAGACAATGAGAGCCCGCCATCTCCTGTCGCAGCCAATGGGGTGTCGTCGCCACAGGCGGTCTTGATAGAGTCATGTGACACACAGACCACCACGGGCACGTCGCCGCTGTCCACCCCTAAAGTCACGAGGGgccagaagaggaagagagaggacgTTTCTTCAGAGAACTCCCGAAACTCGAAACACATCATCATCCATGACAG TGAGGTAGATATTCCTCTGGACATGGGCGTTTTTAGCTGCAAGTCCCCACAGCAGGCCGAGTCCACCAGAGCAGACACTCCAACCCAGGAAATAGTCAGCAGCTCACAGTCGACGCCGCCGCCGAAGAGAAACAAG GTCAACGTGGCCACCCAGTGTGACCCGGAGGAGACCATCGTCCTCTCAGACTCtgattga
- the tapbp.1 gene encoding TAP binding protein (tapasin), tandem duplicate 1, with product MTNFSTIYKLSLVAVIYLVQACSCSCPVVECWFVQEKVGRGGLTAATSQEKTLLYISTDEHRHTAESQRAPSDDRVYFFSDPAGTLCLPSPPKGLIKKPQCEINPFLPQPSDLRWVAPLTESTLSPIYLQADWFTTSHQDFKQEQTISSITRAPTASKEHNVILSVTSKTLSVKSRLGEPVLLDCGFWVDPSSPLSGSGFAVEWRYQFRGDGRLVLAYDGKTDRLADTQEEGATLDFEGVHEKGNASLILQEAKVRHSGMYICTVFLPYLMAQVTVELEIVEPPSLSIYPSPLPLIVPGHTLVVQCEASGFAPLSLELSWEFKGADGKSRSLGSGSITGHRQAWDGTFGQSTRLELDTAKQDLGRGGEVTCVAVHLGGTRRASATLNVIGFSAPSIEDSMAMVGVALVLYGLIKFVSWTFISSGSDGGDKQDKKDK from the exons ATGACTAACTTTTCCACAATCTACAAGCTGAGCCTGGTGGCTGTGATCTACCTAGTCCAAG cctgcagctgcagctgtccggtggtggagtgctggtttgtgCAGGAGAAGGTGGGTCGAGGAGGTTTAACTGCAGCCACAAGCCAGGAAAAAACCCTTCTTTACATCAGCACAGacgaacacagacacactgcagaGTCTCAGAGAGCTCCGTCTGACGACAGAGTCTATTTTTTTAGCG aCCCTGCTGGCACTCTctgcctcccctcccctcccaaaGGCTTGATCAAGAAGCCCCAGTGTGAGATCAACCCCTTCCTGCCGCAGCCCTCTGACCTCAGGTGGGTCGCTCCCCTCACAGAATCCACCCTGAGCCCCATATACCTGCAAGCTGATTGGTTTACAACCTCCCATCAGGACTTCAAACAAGAGCAGACCATTTCCAGTATCACACGTGCTCCAACTGCAAGCAAAGAGCACAACG TGATCCTCAGTGTGACCAGTAAAACACTCTCGGTTAAGTCCAGACTCGGGGAACCAGTGCTGCTAGACTGTGGCTTCTGGGTGGACCCGTCCTCGCCTCTCTCTGGGTCTGGTTTTGCCGTAGAGTGGCGCTACCAGTTCAGAGGAGACGGACGGCTGGTTCTGGCATACGACGGCAAGACAGACCGCTTGGCTGATACACAAGAAGAGGGGGCCACACTGGACTTTGAGGGTGTGCACGAGAAGGGAAATGCCTCCCTGATCCTGCAGGAGGCTAAAGTGCGTCACTCAGGGATGTACATCTGCACCGTGTTTCTGCCGTACCTCATGGCTCAAGTGACGGTGGAGCTTGAGATTGTTG AACCGCCATCCCTCTCCATCTACCCCTCACCTCTGCCCCTCATTGTTCCCGGCCACACTTTGGTCGTTCAGTGTGAGGCGTCAGGTTTTGCCCCTCTTTCCCTGGAACTGAGCTGGGAGTTTAAAGGTGCAGACGGGAAGTCCAGGTCTCTGGGATCAGGCAGCATAACGGGCCACAGGCAGGCGTGGGACGGTACCTTCGGCCAGAGCACCCGGCTGGAGCTCGACACGGCTAAGCAGGACCTGGGCAGAGGAGGGGAGGTCACCTGCGTGGCTGTTCATCTTGGAGGCACACGGCGGGCCAGCGCGACTCTCAATGTCATCG GGTTCAGTGCTCCCTCCATCGAGGACTCGATGGCGATGGTCGGTGTAGCGCTGGTGCTCTACGGTCTCATCAAGTTTGTCTCTTGGACCTTCATCAGCTCAG GCTCAGATGGCGGCGATAAACAAGACAAG AAAGACAAGTAA